From one Deltaproteobacteria bacterium genomic stretch:
- a CDS encoding Trm112 family protein, with translation MVMNRELLALLVCPQCKGKVSLTENGDGLVCEACRLLYAIRDGIPVMLIGEAEKYGPDP, from the coding sequence GTGGTCATGAACCGGGAATTGCTGGCATTGCTTGTTTGCCCTCAATGCAAGGGAAAGGTTTCCCTTACCGAAAACGGCGATGGACTGGTCTGTGAGGCTTGCCGCCTGCTCTATGCGATCCGTGACGGCATTCCGGTCATGCTCATCGGAGAAGCCGAAAAGTATGGGCCGGACCCCTGA